The Solibacillus sp. FSL R7-0668 genome includes the window ATCTCAATTAAGCGTTCGTATTGCTTTTCTTGACTTAATAATTCATTTTGTGGCGCAACCATTAAACCAAATAGCATGTACCCCGTTGCAAGCGTTACATACAAATAAACGATGTTATTCTTAGTTTTCGCGCTATTCTTTAGCATGAGCGCGATTATTAACAAAACAGCGGCTATACCTAATAGAAGTAGGTTCGTTCCCATGACGAGCATGAAATCCATCCCTTTAGCACTCGGCATACTCAGCAGTACTCTGTAAAAGCCGAATATAGACATGATGACAGTTAATATGATAGCAATTATCCTTTTCTTCATATTCCCTCCTAATCTCCGTTTTAGTTTTAAATTTTAATCCTTTTACATATTTATTTAAGGATTATATTTATATGTTACCGCTATTCAGAACAAGTGGATCGAATCGTCTTCTTTAAAAATATTTTTCGCAGCATCACAGAGCATTATTTTCTATTTAATTTTATTTTGCATACGTTATAAATCCATTGGTGAAATAAAAACTCCATTACCAATCTGGATCATCATTTCCCCCTAAAGTATATGACTAATATAGTTTATATTAAACAACCTTGTCTATTTCCTTTTTGTATTTAAAGTACGTATTAAAAAAGATGACAGCAAAGATTAGTGTTAGCCATGGTGAGCCAAATCTTATAAGGGCAAAGGGTGTTTCGAATAAAAAGGCACTCCAAAAATCAAAGCCATTTTTGTTCCATAATCCTGGTGTCAAATAAGCGGCTTTAATATTTGTAAACTGTGATGAATATTGAAATATACCAAATGTAAGTAAAAGGAAAAAGGCTGCACATGTCCCGTAAATTTTGCTAAGACGTTGTAAATAATGATTTTGAGATGATTGATCGGAAAATAACGCATCGTCTTTATTGCTTGGGTTTAACCAGTACTGTAGCAGAGATGAACGCGAGCCATCTACATGTACCCAGCCAAACTCTTCATAAAGAGCCTTATATTGCTTAAATTTTTCATTAGACGCAAATGATTGGCAATCTATTCGTAAAATTTGCTGCTTGTTTGATGTTTTTTCAAATGAATACACATTAATACCATTTACACTTTTAAATTGCCAACCTTTTTGAAGCATTTCATTTAACCATTGCTCTTCTTTTTGAGCATTAGTAAATATTTTAAGCTTTTTCATCATTTACCCCTCCTTCATAAAGTGAAAGAATATGCATGAATCGTTTCTTTTCTATTTCTAAAATGCCTAAACCTTCTTTTGTAATGCGATAGGTTTTTCTACGTGGATCATCTGAAGGAACAAGGACAATCCAGTTGTATTTTAGTAAGTTTTCAATCGCGCCATATAATGTGCCAGCAGCTATACGTACTTCTCCATTGCTCATTATTTCAATTTCTTGCATGATGGCATAACCATGCAAAGGTCTTCTCAAAGCGAGCAATATATAGTGCATGGTTTCCGTTAATGGTAATAACTTATGTCTTTTCATTACATCCTCCTTGTAAATATACAGTTCAACTATATATCATTATATACAGCCCAACTATACATTTCAACTGTATATAAAATCAAGAGCTTAGAATGTGAGACATTGTATTAAATTATAGAGCTTTATAAACATTTACTTGACTTTTAATAAAATAATTATTAAATATTTGGCTCATCACCATAAGTTGGGGATGACATGCAAATCCACTCCTCCTCTGTGCATTCAATTCGTTTTCAAAAATATTTTATTGGTACGTTAATACTGAAAATATTGGTAAAATAAGGGTAATCGAGCGTAAATTTAAGAAATCGAGCATAAAGTTCCCAAAAACGAGCATAAAACTAAACACTCGAGCATAAATCACTTGAAATTGAGCATAAAAATCAAATATCGAGCATATTTCCACTTAAAGTACCCATTCATACCGCCTGTCTATAAATAATGGTGAAAAACAACCCCAGAATTCAGTGATGAATCAAATATTTTACTTTAATAAAAAAAAAGGCTGTGCAACCAATTTCGCACAGCCTTTCACCATATTTTATTGATAATCCGCTAAAACTTCTGACCAATCAATTGTGCCGCTTTGCGCTTGCTCACGGCGTTCTTTTGTCATAATATCTGACGGTCTATCCCCTTTTGGCCAGTCTTTATCATGCTTGCCCCATTCTGGACGATCCTGCATTAAAATGTAGGCTGCTAAATCCGAAGCTTCTTGATCCGTTAATGTCATTTCCTGACCAATTGGCATATACGCTTGGATGAAGCCGGCCATTTTTGACATACGCGCCATACCTGCTCCGTCATTAAAGGAATCCTCACCCCATAATGCTGGACCTGTATTGGCGCCAATGCCTGAACCATCTGCTGCGTGACATGAGATACATGATTTATTGTATAATTTTTCACCATCTTGCACGTTTGGTGTTGGGACTTGTTTCATATCAGCTGATTTTGCCCATGGACGTTTTTGCCCTTTTTCTACATCCTCCGAAATGTAATCAAAATACGCGACCATTGCGTTTAACTCCTCTGAATCTGCCTCAAACGCCTCACCATTCATACTACGCACCATACAGCCGTTAATACGTTTTTCAATTGTCACAATATCCCCTGCTCGTGCAATATATTTAGGATAATCAGCCGTTACACCGACTAACGATGCTACCGTATCTTGTAAGCCAGCACCCGCGTGACAGCTCGTACAAGATAAATTCGCGCCGACCTTATCTTCCGCATAGACATTTGTTTCATTCGTTAAATTATAGCCATAAATAATCTCATCGTATTTTTCATGATCTTTTGGAATGTCATCCATATTAATTTCGGGGAATTTTGGTTCTCTTTCCTGTGCCAACGCCATTGCATTTTTCGGCGCATCTTCTTCAGAAACCGGTGCTGGGTCCACACTAACAAATTCTTTGTACACTCCTACACCTAAACCGATGGAAATAAAAACACCTATGATTGCTGCAACTACACTCTTCATTGCGCTCCCTCCTTTGACTATATTGTACGAAAGGTACTCACAAAAAGGGGGCATATTTCAAAGTCGTCGCAATGCCTTCAAGAGAATATTACAAACTCATTTCAATTACAAAATTTTCATCATATTTTCACATTGGGGGTGTATGATTTATCGGATAGACTGTTATTTTTCGTTTTAATGGGTATTTTTGAGGAATCGCACGTATCTTTCATAAAACCGCACGTAAATTCACAGCACGAGTCATTTGTAAATTTTTTTCCATTTCCAATCGTAACCTAGATAGCATAGGAGGAGATTTTCATGAGAAAGAAATCAGATTGGCAGCTATTCGCCAAAATTAGTTGGATGATTGGATTTTTACTCGTCATTTTCGGAAGTACGACCATCAACAACCAAGCGAAAGTCTTAGCTAGTGCTACATATAACCTCGCTCCGTATTTATGGACGTCTGCGATTACTTCTATTATTATTGGAGCCTATATTGCCCTTCTTTTTCTAAAACAATTAAAGCTAAAATTCAATCTGGGCTTATTTGTTTGCGTAACGATTCCATGCCTTACTTTGACATTGTACTATCCAATCCTTGCCTTCACCCCAGCGTTTTTAGAAAACCTTGAATTTTTAGCATTACCGCAATTACTTGGCTTAACCTCCGAAACCATTTTCGGAGTAGTCGCTGGATTGACGCTTATTTTGAGTTTGTTTCAATGGCGAGAGTAGAAATGGTAGCCTATATTATCTATTGATATAACATTCAAAATATTGTAAAATAAAAGTATCAAATACCTTTTGGAGGTAATGAACGATGTTGTTATTTTATTGAGATCACCTTCTATTTCAAAAAATGAATAGGAGCTGATTTACTTGAATTATCAAACACATACTGAAACGATTACAGAAAACATGCTAAATGGCTTTTTCGTTGATTGGCCAAATCCACCAAGTCCTACTACACATTTGAAGCTTTTACAAAACAGTTCACATATTGTCTTAGCGATTGATCCTGAAACGAATCAAGTTACTGGCTTCATCACAGCTATTAGTGATGGTGTGCTAAGTGCCTATATTCCGCTGCTTGAAGTGTTACCCGCCTATCAAAATAGAGGCATCGGGAAGGAATTAGTGGAGCGAATGCTTGAACAGCTAAATGAGTTGTACATGATTGATTTATGCTGCGACGAAGATTTAGTCCCTTATTACAAAAATTTTGGCATGACGCAAACGAACGCTATGATGAAACGCAATTATGCAAGACAGTCTGGAATATAATAAAGTATAACGAAACAATCCAGTATGGCTTTGGTAAAACAACGCTTGCTGGGTTGTTTTTTTGCACAAAATTAATGACATGCAAGATTGTAGCTCTAATTTTGAAAATGATTTGATACTTTCAGAATAATACTCTTCTACCCGTATTCTAAATATTTGCTATAATGCTCATAATGAGGTGAATACAGGATGTCTAAAAGGGAGTTAAAAAAACAACAAAATCGCCAGCAAATGATTCAAGCTGCTATCGAATTATATAGTAAAAAAACGTTTTCAGAAGTAAGTGTGCGTGACATTACAAAAAAGGCAAATGTTTCCCCCGCACTCCTTTATCAATATTTTGATGATCAGCAACACTTATTTTTAATCGCCATGCAGCATGAAAATAAAAAATTATTACAGGAGCTCGCACAATACACAACCATTGATGAAGTAGCAAAAGGTTATATCACCTTTTTTTTTGAGCATGAAACACTGTTCCAAATGATGTCACACTTTATGCTTCAACCAAAGGGCGACGAAACTTCACAAATTTTTGTTGAGGAGTCCTCCAAGTTATTTCAGGTATTTAAAGAGGCCTTATCAAATGTTGCAACAAAAGAACAACTTCAAGTCGAAACACAGCTGCTATTTTCAACTTTAAATGGTCTGCTGATTACTTATAAAAACTTACCACAGTATTCAAAAGAGCAATCCTTGGCACATATATTATCGTTAGTGAAGCATACTCTTCGAAAAATCCCCACTAAATAAGCCTGAAGAATATTTTCAAAAATAGAGGATGTGCAGCAAAATGACTGCACATCCTTCACATCAAATATTTTGTAAATCCTTTAACTGCATTTTCAAAATTTTCCCTACTGCATTGCGTGGTAATGTATCGACGAACACAACATCCTTCACTGCTTTATAGGAAGCGAGCTTGGATTTGCAATGCGCAACAATGTCCTCACCGCTTACCTCGCTCTCTGCCTTTTTCACAATGTAAGCAACAGGTACTTCTCCCCATTTTTCATCCGGTCTACCAACAACCGCAACCTCTTGAACGGCTTCATGTTGGGCAAGGACAAGCTCTAGCTCAGCCGAATAAATATTTTCACCGCCACTAATAATCATATCTTTTACGCGATCCACCACATATAAAAAGCCATCCGGATCTAAGTAGCCAACATCACCTGTGTAAAATTCATTGTTTTCAACCACAGTATGATACGCTTCATCATTTTTATAATAGCCAACAAAAACTTGCGGACCCGTTAACACAATTTCGCCAATTGCCCCTATCGGTAATACGTTTTTTGTTGTTAAATCTTTAATTTGAACCGTCCCTTGCATCACTACTTTGCCCATCGAATCGAATTTTTCTTCCCCTTGACTCGGCTTCCAAAACGAAACCGCTCCTGTATATTCCGTAATGCCATATACTTGTTGCACTGGAATACCAAGCTGACGGCAGCCTAAAATAAGTGGTGCTGGAACGGCTGAAGCGCCACAAGTAATATAACGTAACGATGAAATATCGGATTTTACCATTGGATACGTTTGTAGTAAAAACGCAAGCATTGCCGGAACAGTCATGGAAGACGTCACTTTTTCCTTTTCAATTAATTTCCATGCTTCAACTGGGTGGAAATCTTCCATTAATACCATTGTTGCACCGGTATGGACATTCGTAATTAATGGTGCAAAGCCTCCAATATGGAAGAACGGCGCAACCATTAAAAAGCAATCCTGCTCCCACCAATCAATCGTATGGGATAAGCCAATTGAAGCCGCCTGTAAATTATTATGCGAAATTAACGCACCCTTTGGACGACCTGTCGTGCCTGAAGTGTACATCATTAAAATCGGGTCAAACGAAGAAGTATGCTGAACCGGTTCAACGGCTGCTTCTTCATAAATCTCTGCTAAACTCGGTGTAGATTGATGTGAAATGGCCTGTGATACAACGGTTAATTGGTCAACAATCTCCTGAAACGCAACATCATGGATTAATAGTTGCGCATCACTATGCGAATAAATATAATCCAGTTCCTGGGGTTGTAAGCGATAATTCATTACGACCGTCACTACCCCAATTTTGGCCGCGCCGAAAAACGTTGCGACAACATCTTCATTGTTTTTGCAAAGAAGTGCGATTTTATCTCCGCTTTGTAAGCCTTGTCTTTGCAAATAAGCCGCAAACGCATTGGCACGATTGTTCATTTCAGTAAATGTAATATGCTTATCTCCGTTAATAAAACCAACTTTTCCCCCTGTTAATGAAGCGCGACTTGCTAAAATTTGTCCAATATTCATTCCCATCTAAATACACCCCTTAAATGAATTTAAATTTGTGCTAACAATTGGTCTGGCAAAATCGATGTTTCTTCTAAGTTCTCTACAATATTTTGTTGATAGGTTAAAAATAAAGCTTCCCAAACTTGTTCCCATCTTCGTGCTGCTTGGCGATTTTCCTTTGTAGGCATTGCCGTTAAATCAATTTGCATAATACTTTGCAATTCCTGTTGTGCTGCTTGTAATTGCTCCAGCGATACATTTGGAAACATCGCTTGTAAAATTCGTTGCAATGAGATTGTTTTCGTTATTTTGTGTAAATCACGATAGATTTGTGCGAGCAATACATTGCGCGGCCCTTCCCATAACTCATTGACCATACTATCTCGGAATAATCTTGGAATCGAAGAAAAGTCTTCAATTGCGCCATGTCCCCCAAAGATAGAAATGGCAAGACGTAATTTTTCAACGGCTTCTTTTGAGGCAAATATTTTTTGTAGTAAAATAATTTCACGTGTGGCAAACGCTTGAACGGCATCCTCATTGTCCGTTTGTAAAAAGCGCTCATAGATCGTAAAGGCTGTTGCTGCCATACGTTTTGCCGCATCTTGTAAATCCTCTAGCTGAGCTGCTGCCATTGGAAATTCATCAATTTTCCGGTCAAATACTTGGCGGAATCGCGCGTACAGCATCGCTTCACGTGCTGCTCGCATCACAAAGGCTGCACTCGAAAAACCAATATCTAAACGAGAGCGTGTCAATACAATACTTACCGCAAGCGCAACCCCACGATTTTGCGGCCCGATGCGATAGGCAACTGCCCCATTATAATCAATTTCCCCTGATGGCAATTCACTCGTGCCAAGCTTCCATTTCAAACGATTAACCGTATGATGATTGCGTCGCTCGAGTTCTTTATCCCCCGGTAACCAAGTCGGTACAACAAATACGGCGATATCCTCGGTTCCTTCGATTCGTGCCGTTACTACAGAATAGTCAGCATGAACAGCAGAACAGAAAAACTTATTGCCATATAATAAATAATGGTCATCATGCGCAACCGCGCGTAATACATTTGCTGGGATGTTCGACCCGCCTTGAATTTCGGACATAAACTGCGCTCCAATTGCAAATTGTCCATTACGTCCATTTTTCGCATGTTCATAAATATCTCTCACCGCTTGCGGCACCTCATCATAAAACATTTCAATTAACGCAATGAGTCCATCCGTACAAGCAAGTGGACATGTAATGCCCGTTTCCCCATTGCCGTGTAAAAAATAGCGTTTCACGATACCCTTATACGGCTGCTGATGTGCACTAAATAAGCCATCATTGAAAATTTCTTCGGTTAATTGAATTGCCTCTAACGGACGTACAATTCGGTCAATTCGCTCATTGTAGGCATTATAATGGCGAATGGTTGGCGCATTTTCAGGTCGTGCAATTTCATTTGTTGTATTGCGCCATGTTGTAGACAACCTTTTTATATACGGCTCTAAGTCCGTTGCAAATTGTTCGTAATCCTGTTGCAGTAATTGTTGGAACAGCTTTTGTAAAAAGGGATTATCCCAATCATTCAAGCTATTTCGGAGTTTTAAAAATTGCTTAAAGGAATAATCCTGTACTTTCGTTGCCATTTCCATTGAACCCACCCCCTATTTTAAAAATAGTTTAACAATATAAACAGAAAAAGTAAACACTGTTTATTTTTATTTTTCTGTTTTACAACATAATTCTCTTCGAATAAACTCAAAATTACTCTCTACAATAAAATTACAGGGGTGAAGCATTACGTATTCAATGGGAATTATGCCGTTAAATTCTCAAATATTATCGATGATTTCATGTACACAATCTGTACAATTCAAAAATAAATGAAAGGATGATGGTTTTTTGGTTTAATAACGGAACCGTCACTAGAATAAGCAACATTTGAATGTGCCGGAGTTATTTTATACAATGAAAAATATAGGAAATGTAATACAAAACCACTACTAAAGCACTATTTCGGTTTTTATAGTAGACAATTCCTCTTTTTAAAGGTATACTGAAATCAATAAGTCAGCTATCCAATATTGATAAATTCACCTATTACAAAGAGTATTCGCGTTTTAGTTGGTACTTTTTGCAATACGTGAATTTTTTTCTTTTTAGAAGCAAATGATCTTATTAAATAAAACAATATGGAGGTCATTTACAATGGCACAAGGTACAGTTAAATGGTTTAACGCAGAAAAAGGTTTCGGTTTCATCGAAGTTGAAGGCGGAGCAGACGTATTCGCACACTTCTCAGCTATCCAAGGTGAAGGTTTCAAATCACTTGAAGAAGGTCAAAAAGTTGAGTTTTCAGTAGAAGACGGTCAACGTGGACCACAAGCTGCTAACATCGTAAAACTTTAATTTTTATTGAAGTAACGACAAAAGAGGTTCTCTTTCATTAGAGAGCCTCTTTTTTTAATTCTTGCGCACTACCGTAATTTAATAGGTGTAATTTATCGCTAAACTTTCTTTGATGTAGGATGATTTTGCAACAAATACTCTCGATGCTTTTTACTACTTGCTAAAAGTTCGAGCTCCCCTTGCTTTATCTGTTTTAGTAGTTGATTAAACGTTGCATAAGCAAGGTCATATTGTGCTTTTGAGATCCATCCGTTTTCGAGTGCCTGCTCTATTTCATCCTCATCCTTCTTAATCACTTCCCTTGTTGGAAGTACGATAATGTCTAAAAACAAATCTTCCATATAGGGCTCGCCTTGATCGACACCATTCTCATTTGTTATATCGATATACCACTGAATAACTTCCCCTTTGTCATTGAACATTGTCGTTACCGCAAAGTTCTCATTTAATGGGAGCTGCTGTAGCCATGAGTAATCTTTGTCTACAATACGTAGCTCTTGCCCTGCTTGCGTTGTCACAAGAGGTGCTTTTACTTCATGCATTTCGATCAGTGAAACATAGCCTGTAAAATCAGGTTCCTCTATCCACTGCTGAAAATAATGATGACTTGTTATTCTACTCCAATCATTGCGATGCAAATAACGTTTTTTCAGCATACTATTATCCCCCTATTTTTGTTGATACATATAAGAATGCCAGTCTGTTTATTTTCAAGCTTTAATAGCTCTGCTTATTATGCCTATCAAATCTAACTCAACCTAAAAAAAATCCAGAAAACACGAACATGCATATTTCCTGGATTTATAATTTACCTATAGCTTTCTAACTGCTTCCTTAACCCGTGTGCATCATCTGCGTACACACCTAAATAGTTCACCTTTTTCTCAAAGCCACCGACAAAATGAATGGTTTGTGGTGATTTGAATTCCAATACAAACGCAGGCTTTTCATCGGTATTGCCGAGCACCTTCATTTGGTAAACCTCTTTCAAATCGAGCACATCATGGATTGCCTCGATATGCCCTACATAAATTTCAGCACGCTTCATCAATCCGTTTGAAAGGTAGAGCTTGTGCCCATCTACTTTTGTTGGATTTAGGATCAATGCACGTGCATCTGCAAGTAAAAAAATCAGCCCGTAAATTGACAAAATCGTATGTCCCCACGCAAGTATTGGCATACGGTCATGGAAAAACCAATGGAACGCCACCGCTTCAAACGTCGCCGCATGAAATACCATAATTAGCATTGCCATATACATCGTATTTTTATAGACGGTATGCCCTTCCGAACTAGGCTTTTTGCGCCAACTTAAGCAGGCATAGTAAAATACTAGCATTTCGGATGCCAGCACCTGAATAATCGGATTGCCCTTTGCCTTTTCGGCTACTAACTTCGGAAAGGCAAATAGTAATGGTTCCTTTTGTGCTTGAACCGATTGGATGATTGCAGGAATATATCTCAAAAAAGTACCGATTATAAGCAGCTCCACCGCGATTAAACATCCCTCAATTGCGAAGGCCGTCCATGTAATACTTTGAAAGGGTGCAATCAGATTAGCCGGAATGATGAATCGCGCTATCACAATCCCACTTGCTGCAAAAATAATGGCTTTTTTTATGGACCAGTTTTTTATATGAAGTAATACTAGCGCTGGTGCTAGAATCGCACAATCAATTAATGAGCCAATGACCATACCAAATGCCTGCTCCTCTGATAACGTCTCGATAAATGACAATTGATACACGATGATATTCCCTACTAAAATAATCAAACTAGCAATAAGCCATTTATAATGTCCTATTTTATCCAGAATCATCTTATTCCCCTCTTTTCTCATACT containing:
- a CDS encoding DUF2812 domain-containing protein, producing the protein MKKLKIFTNAQKEEQWLNEMLQKGWQFKSVNGINVYSFEKTSNKQQILRIDCQSFASNEKFKQYKALYEEFGWVHVDGSRSSLLQYWLNPSNKDDALFSDQSSQNHYLQRLSKIYGTCAAFFLLLTFGIFQYSSQFTNIKAAYLTPGLWNKNGFDFWSAFLFETPFALIRFGSPWLTLIFAVIFFNTYFKYKKEIDKVV
- a CDS encoding PadR family transcriptional regulator, which produces MKRHKLLPLTETMHYILLALRRPLHGYAIMQEIEIMSNGEVRIAAGTLYGAIENLLKYNWIVLVPSDDPRRKTYRITKEGLGILEIEKKRFMHILSLYEGGVNDEKA
- a CDS encoding c-type cytochrome translates to MKSVVAAIIGVFISIGLGVGVYKEFVSVDPAPVSEEDAPKNAMALAQEREPKFPEINMDDIPKDHEKYDEIIYGYNLTNETNVYAEDKVGANLSCTSCHAGAGLQDTVASLVGVTADYPKYIARAGDIVTIEKRINGCMVRSMNGEAFEADSEELNAMVAYFDYISEDVEKGQKRPWAKSADMKQVPTPNVQDGEKLYNKSCISCHAADGSGIGANTGPALWGEDSFNDGAGMARMSKMAGFIQAYMPIGQEMTLTDQEASDLAAYILMQDRPEWGKHDKDWPKGDRPSDIMTKERREQAQSGTIDWSEVLADYQ
- a CDS encoding GNAT family N-acetyltransferase, producing the protein MLNGFFVDWPNPPSPTTHLKLLQNSSHIVLAIDPETNQVTGFITAISDGVLSAYIPLLEVLPAYQNRGIGKELVERMLEQLNELYMIDLCCDEDLVPYYKNFGMTQTNAMMKRNYARQSGI
- a CDS encoding TetR/AcrR family transcriptional regulator yields the protein MSKRELKKQQNRQQMIQAAIELYSKKTFSEVSVRDITKKANVSPALLYQYFDDQQHLFLIAMQHENKKLLQELAQYTTIDEVAKGYITFFFEHETLFQMMSHFMLQPKGDETSQIFVEESSKLFQVFKEALSNVATKEQLQVETQLLFSTLNGLLITYKNLPQYSKEQSLAHILSLVKHTLRKIPTK
- a CDS encoding class I adenylate-forming enzyme family protein; the encoded protein is MGMNIGQILASRASLTGGKVGFINGDKHITFTEMNNRANAFAAYLQRQGLQSGDKIALLCKNNEDVVATFFGAAKIGVVTVVMNYRLQPQELDYIYSHSDAQLLIHDVAFQEIVDQLTVVSQAISHQSTPSLAEIYEEAAVEPVQHTSSFDPILMMYTSGTTGRPKGALISHNNLQAASIGLSHTIDWWEQDCFLMVAPFFHIGGFAPLITNVHTGATMVLMEDFHPVEAWKLIEKEKVTSSMTVPAMLAFLLQTYPMVKSDISSLRYITCGASAVPAPLILGCRQLGIPVQQVYGITEYTGAVSFWKPSQGEEKFDSMGKVVMQGTVQIKDLTTKNVLPIGAIGEIVLTGPQVFVGYYKNDEAYHTVVENNEFYTGDVGYLDPDGFLYVVDRVKDMIISGGENIYSAELELVLAQHEAVQEVAVVGRPDEKWGEVPVAYIVKKAESEVSGEDIVAHCKSKLASYKAVKDVVFVDTLPRNAVGKILKMQLKDLQNI
- a CDS encoding acyl-CoA dehydrogenase family protein, with the translated sequence MEMATKVQDYSFKQFLKLRNSLNDWDNPFLQKLFQQLLQQDYEQFATDLEPYIKRLSTTWRNTTNEIARPENAPTIRHYNAYNERIDRIVRPLEAIQLTEEIFNDGLFSAHQQPYKGIVKRYFLHGNGETGITCPLACTDGLIALIEMFYDEVPQAVRDIYEHAKNGRNGQFAIGAQFMSEIQGGSNIPANVLRAVAHDDHYLLYGNKFFCSAVHADYSVVTARIEGTEDIAVFVVPTWLPGDKELERRNHHTVNRLKWKLGTSELPSGEIDYNGAVAYRIGPQNRGVALAVSIVLTRSRLDIGFSSAAFVMRAAREAMLYARFRQVFDRKIDEFPMAAAQLEDLQDAAKRMAATAFTIYERFLQTDNEDAVQAFATREIILLQKIFASKEAVEKLRLAISIFGGHGAIEDFSSIPRLFRDSMVNELWEGPRNVLLAQIYRDLHKITKTISLQRILQAMFPNVSLEQLQAAQQELQSIMQIDLTAMPTKENRQAARRWEQVWEALFLTYQQNIVENLEETSILPDQLLAQI
- a CDS encoding cold-shock protein, with amino-acid sequence MAQGTVKWFNAEKGFGFIEVEGGADVFAHFSAIQGEGFKSLEEGQKVEFSVEDGQRGPQAANIVKL
- a CDS encoding DUF402 domain-containing protein codes for the protein MLKKRYLHRNDWSRITSHHYFQQWIEEPDFTGYVSLIEMHEVKAPLVTTQAGQELRIVDKDYSWLQQLPLNENFAVTTMFNDKGEVIQWYIDITNENGVDQGEPYMEDLFLDIIVLPTREVIKKDEDEIEQALENGWISKAQYDLAYATFNQLLKQIKQGELELLASSKKHREYLLQNHPTSKKV